Proteins from a genomic interval of Candidatus Rokuibacteriota bacterium:
- a CDS encoding biotin/lipoate A/B protein ligase family protein: MTLPSFRLLVTEPLDGAANMALDEALLLSRLRHGSPPTLRFFGWAPPTISLGYGQRLDGRIDLETARAMGLGLVRRATGGSAILHEGPDFEITYSVAAAVGDFDGAADLLETYRWIGEGLLAGLRALGAPVEMVPVQPSDPAAMPVFCFARTGSFELEVAGRKLVGSAQRRQGAAFLQHGAIMLGTEPGRLRRVFPGGRDPLADMTTLEAVLGRRPSFDETAEALAEGFRAAHGLTLEPGGLSEEEAALAGMLEREKYATDDWTRAGRAPRALTIV, from the coding sequence GTGACGCTCCCCAGTTTCCGGCTCCTCGTCACCGAGCCGCTGGACGGCGCCGCCAACATGGCGCTCGACGAGGCCCTCCTGCTCTCGCGCCTGCGTCACGGCTCGCCGCCCACGCTCCGCTTCTTCGGCTGGGCGCCGCCCACGATCTCGCTGGGCTACGGCCAGCGGCTCGACGGCCGCATCGACCTGGAGACCGCGCGCGCGATGGGCCTCGGCCTCGTGAGGCGGGCCACCGGAGGCAGCGCCATCCTCCACGAGGGCCCCGACTTCGAGATCACCTACAGCGTCGCGGCGGCGGTGGGCGACTTCGACGGCGCAGCCGACCTCCTCGAGACCTACCGCTGGATCGGCGAAGGGCTCCTGGCCGGCCTGCGTGCGCTGGGTGCGCCCGTCGAGATGGTGCCCGTCCAGCCCTCGGATCCGGCGGCGATGCCCGTCTTCTGCTTCGCGCGGACCGGGTCCTTCGAGCTGGAGGTGGCCGGCCGCAAGCTCGTGGGCAGCGCCCAGCGACGGCAGGGCGCGGCCTTTCTCCAGCACGGCGCCATCATGCTGGGGACCGAGCCCGGGCGGCTGCGTCGCGTCTTCCCCGGCGGCCGCGACCCGCTGGCGGACATGACGACGCTCGAGGCCGTGCTGGGCCGGCGCCCGTCCTTTGACGAAACCGCCGAGGCGCTCGCCGAGGGCTTCCGGGCGGCGCATGGGCTCACGCTCGAGCCGGGCGGCTTGTCGGAGGAAGAAGCGGCGCTGGCCGGGATGCTCGAGCGCGAGAAGTACGCGACCGACGATTGGACGCGGGCCGGTCGGGCTCCGCGCGCGCTCACCATCGTCTGA
- a CDS encoding NUDIX hydrolase codes for MAAAAREFPDAPRVGVGAVVLDGERVLLARRGRPPGQGKWSIPGGLVHLGERIEDAVVREIEEESGLRVRVLGFCGVIDRVVREQDAVRYHYVIIDYVAESVGGRLQAGSDAAEVRWVAVDDLGQYDTTDGLADMIQRARAIQRAVSAQSNQSGGPIR; via the coding sequence ATGGCGGCAGCCGCGCGCGAGTTTCCCGACGCGCCGCGGGTCGGCGTGGGCGCCGTGGTCCTCGACGGCGAGCGCGTGCTGCTCGCGCGGCGCGGCCGCCCGCCGGGGCAGGGCAAGTGGAGCATCCCGGGCGGCCTCGTGCATCTCGGCGAGCGCATCGAGGACGCGGTCGTGCGCGAGATCGAGGAAGAGTCGGGGCTGCGCGTGCGGGTCCTCGGCTTCTGCGGGGTCATCGACCGCGTCGTGCGCGAGCAGGACGCCGTCCGCTACCACTACGTGATCATCGACTACGTCGCCGAATCCGTGGGCGGCCGGCTCCAGGCGGGCAGCGACGCCGCCGAGGTCCGCTGGGTCGCCGTGGACGACCTCGGCCAATACGACACCACCGACGGGCTCGCGGACATGATCCAGCGGGCCCGCGCCATCCAACGAGCCGTATCAGCCCAAAGCAACCAATCAGGAGGCCCGATTCGATGA
- a CDS encoding leucyl aminopeptidase yields the protein MKLSLDTSGLTEVRADALIVGRHSDDAKVTGALAAVDKKLGGLLSKVMAAEKFEGKIGQVSHVHTDGRLRAARVLVAGLGPKKDSGAEAVRRAASAAARRARDLGARSAAAYLAADGVPARARAQATAEGAVLGTYRFDKYLKEKSPKRLDSLAVSEPERRSHAAAEDGMRAGETWAAATCLARDLVNEPANVVTPAYLARRAQEIARAGRLGLKVLERADCARLGMGAYVGVAQGSHEPPKFIHLTYKPKGRARKRVVVIGKGITFDSGGLDLKPADGMYRMKDDMSGAAAVLGLFQALPKLALPVEVHGLIAATENMPSGTAQRPGDVVCAMNGLTIEIGNTDAEGRLTLADALAYAAKEIKPDEMLDLATLTGAVVVALGMGLSGVFATDDGLADRVLGAAEAAGEKMWRLPLHDEYKEGLKSDIADLNNISSQRGGGAIVAGLFMRDFTDGRPWAHLDIAGTAFTERELPLGPKGGTGVGVRTLLAYLSALAGKR from the coding sequence ATGAAGCTCTCCCTCGACACCAGCGGCCTCACCGAGGTCCGCGCCGATGCGCTCATCGTAGGCCGTCACTCGGACGACGCGAAGGTCACCGGAGCGCTGGCTGCGGTGGACAAAAAGCTCGGCGGCCTGCTCTCCAAGGTCATGGCGGCCGAGAAGTTCGAGGGAAAGATCGGGCAGGTGAGCCACGTCCACACGGACGGCCGCCTGCGCGCTGCGCGCGTGCTCGTGGCGGGACTCGGCCCGAAGAAGGATAGCGGCGCCGAGGCCGTGCGCCGGGCCGCGTCGGCCGCCGCGCGCCGCGCCCGCGATCTCGGCGCGCGGAGCGCCGCGGCGTACCTCGCCGCCGACGGGGTGCCGGCGCGGGCCCGCGCCCAGGCGACTGCGGAAGGCGCGGTGCTCGGCACGTACCGCTTCGACAAGTACCTCAAGGAGAAGAGCCCAAAGAGACTCGACTCGCTGGCGGTGAGCGAGCCGGAGCGGCGGAGCCACGCCGCCGCCGAGGACGGGATGCGGGCGGGGGAGACCTGGGCCGCGGCCACCTGTCTCGCGCGCGACCTCGTCAACGAGCCCGCCAACGTGGTGACGCCCGCCTACCTCGCCCGGCGCGCGCAAGAGATCGCCCGGGCGGGGCGCCTCGGGCTCAAGGTGCTCGAGCGCGCGGACTGCGCCAGGCTCGGCATGGGCGCCTACGTCGGCGTCGCCCAGGGCAGCCACGAGCCGCCGAAGTTCATCCACCTGACGTACAAGCCGAAGGGACGAGCGCGCAAGCGCGTGGTCGTCATCGGCAAGGGCATCACCTTCGACTCGGGCGGCCTCGACCTCAAGCCGGCCGACGGCATGTACCGGATGAAGGACGACATGTCGGGCGCGGCCGCGGTGCTGGGGCTCTTTCAGGCGCTGCCCAAGCTCGCGCTGCCGGTCGAGGTCCACGGCCTCATCGCCGCCACCGAGAACATGCCCTCAGGCACCGCGCAGCGTCCGGGGGACGTGGTGTGCGCCATGAACGGGCTCACGATCGAGATCGGCAACACCGACGCGGAGGGGCGGCTCACGCTCGCGGACGCGCTGGCGTACGCGGCGAAGGAGATCAAGCCGGACGAGATGCTCGACCTCGCGACGCTGACGGGCGCGGTCGTTGTCGCGCTCGGCATGGGTCTCTCCGGCGTGTTCGCGACCGACGACGGTCTCGCGGATCGCGTGCTGGGCGCCGCCGAGGCCGCCGGAGAGAAAATGTGGCGGCTTCCGCTGCACGACGAGTACAAGGAAGGGCTCAAGAGCGACATCGCCGACCTCAACAACATCTCGAGCCAGCGCGGAGGCGGCGCCATCGTGGCCGGCCTCTTCATGCGCGACTTCACCGACGGCCGCCCGTGGGCGCACCTCGACATCGCCGGCACGGCCTTCACCGAGCGCGAGCTGCCGCTCGGGCCCAAGGGCGGCACGGGCGTCGGTGTGCGCACGCTGCTGGCGTACCTCTCAGCGCTCGCCGGCAAGCGGTAG
- a CDS encoding PHP domain-containing protein, with protein sequence MPGGVDLHTHTTASDGTYTPSELVAEASRRGVRVLAVTDHDSTEGLAEAMEAAARSRPLEILPGIEINCDVEGAEIHVLGYLMDWQAPWFQEFCREQRRERRERVHRMVERLAALGMPLEADEVFAIVKEGSAGRPHVAQVMVARGYVKTVREAFDKYLGSGKPGHVQRKKLTPEDAVRLIRKAGGVPVFAHPGLADRDELIPGLIAAGLMGIECYYAEHSAAQRAAYLQICKDHDLVATGGSDFHGPKVRAASLGSPAVPMSAVEALRTKAAASRASLVS encoded by the coding sequence ATGCCCGGCGGCGTAGACCTCCACACCCACACGACCGCGTCCGACGGCACCTACACGCCGTCCGAGCTCGTGGCGGAAGCGTCCAGGCGCGGCGTGCGCGTTCTCGCCGTCACCGACCACGACTCGACCGAGGGGCTGGCCGAGGCCATGGAGGCCGCCGCGCGGAGCCGTCCGCTCGAAATCCTCCCGGGCATCGAGATTAACTGCGACGTCGAGGGCGCCGAGATCCACGTCCTGGGCTACCTCATGGACTGGCAGGCGCCGTGGTTCCAGGAGTTCTGCCGCGAGCAGCGGCGGGAGCGGCGCGAGCGCGTCCACCGGATGGTCGAGCGGCTGGCCGCCCTCGGCATGCCGCTCGAGGCCGACGAGGTGTTCGCGATCGTCAAGGAGGGCTCGGCGGGGCGCCCGCACGTGGCGCAGGTCATGGTCGCGCGCGGCTACGTCAAGACGGTGCGCGAGGCCTTCGACAAGTACCTGGGCTCGGGCAAGCCCGGGCACGTCCAGAGGAAGAAGCTCACGCCGGAGGACGCCGTGCGGCTGATCCGGAAAGCGGGCGGCGTGCCGGTCTTCGCGCACCCGGGGCTCGCCGACCGCGACGAGCTCATCCCGGGGCTCATCGCCGCCGGCCTCATGGGTATCGAGTGCTACTACGCCGAGCACTCGGCCGCCCAGCGCGCGGCGTATCTGCAGATCTGCAAGGACCACGACCTGGTCGCCACGGGCGGCTCGGATTTCCACGGCCCCAAGGTGCGCGCCGCCAGCCTGGGCTCGCCCGCCGTGCCGATGTCCGCGGTCGAAGCCCTCCGCACCAAGGCCGCCGCCTCGCGCGCCTCGCTCGTATCCTGA
- a CDS encoding MFS transporter, which yields MIRGLELIVGGPFARATLTNFFFMSSLSCFILLPLYVHRLGGTEAEIGLVQGVYSAAGIVCQPVIGLWLDRVGRRFFMALGVFLLIVSSAAFLVSHSLALLAALRVVQGLGFSAFFVANYLHVVDLVPVERRGWALGIYGVSGFLGTALVPVAGEIIVNRLSFHWLFALSVLLGGVSAWLVVTTRGIRPPTLGDGPGIGSLRAGLAEVLRLHMALTFFFGLGTGVMFTFLPTFGEGLGVHSVSLFYTAYAIAAVGVRVGGGNLIDTRGRRATIIPSMFVQAASAGLLTAMALLVQPHMTVPVVPFLFLAGLLAGGAHGFLYPALAALLMDVTPEARRGGVVGIFSAVFLVGNALGSIAFGYVAHGLGYGVMWSTLTLLLAAGFLLSFRLRVGYAVKAPHAI from the coding sequence GTGATCCGCGGGCTCGAGCTCATCGTCGGCGGGCCCTTCGCGCGGGCGACGCTCACGAACTTCTTCTTCATGTCGAGCCTCAGCTGTTTCATCCTCCTGCCGCTGTACGTCCACCGGCTGGGCGGGACTGAGGCCGAGATCGGCCTGGTCCAGGGCGTGTACAGCGCCGCCGGCATCGTCTGCCAGCCCGTGATCGGCCTCTGGCTCGATCGTGTCGGTCGTCGTTTCTTCATGGCGCTCGGCGTGTTTCTGCTCATCGTCTCCTCCGCCGCCTTCCTCGTCAGCCACTCGCTGGCGCTGCTGGCCGCGCTCCGCGTCGTCCAGGGGCTGGGCTTCTCGGCCTTCTTCGTCGCGAACTACCTGCACGTGGTGGACCTCGTGCCCGTGGAGCGCCGAGGCTGGGCGCTCGGCATCTACGGCGTCTCCGGCTTCCTCGGCACCGCGCTCGTTCCCGTCGCGGGGGAGATCATCGTGAACCGCCTGAGTTTCCACTGGCTCTTCGCGCTGTCAGTGCTGCTGGGCGGCGTTTCGGCCTGGCTCGTGGTCACGACACGCGGCATCCGCCCGCCGACCTTGGGCGATGGACCGGGGATCGGCTCGCTGCGCGCGGGGCTGGCCGAGGTGCTTCGGCTCCACATGGCGCTGACCTTCTTCTTCGGGCTCGGGACGGGCGTCATGTTCACCTTCCTGCCGACCTTCGGCGAGGGCTTGGGCGTCCACAGCGTCAGCCTCTTCTACACCGCCTACGCCATCGCGGCGGTGGGAGTGCGCGTGGGCGGCGGGAACCTCATCGACACGCGCGGGCGGCGCGCGACCATCATCCCCTCCATGTTCGTGCAAGCTGCCTCCGCGGGGCTGCTGACCGCGATGGCGCTCCTGGTGCAGCCGCACATGACCGTGCCCGTCGTGCCGTTTCTGTTCCTGGCTGGGCTCTTGGCGGGCGGCGCCCACGGCTTCCTCTACCCGGCGCTCGCGGCGCTCCTGATGGACGTGACCCCGGAGGCCCGGCGGGGAGGCGTGGTCGGCATCTTCAGCGCGGTCTTTCTCGTTGGCAACGCGCTGGGGTCCATCGCCTTCGGCTACGTCGCTCACGGCCTTGGATACGGCGTCATGTGGAGCACGCTGACGCTCCTGCTGGCGGCCGGTTTCCTCCTTTCCTTCCGGCTTCGAGTTGGTTACGCCGTGAAAGCTCCCCACGCGATTTGA
- a CDS encoding bifunctional nuclease family protein — MARLALVPHVGLPLLIAAALAAAPARLPAQTPAPAGPQEAGVVGLFLDSASLQPTVVLQGKRDRRSFGMAIGAAEATGIVYPLEHRVPPRPLTHDLFLTLFGRLKVTVTRVVITDLKDGIYYATVFLDAGGKEMQLDARPSDAIALAIRAKAPVLVEDRVFDKSELLPGPLPAPLI, encoded by the coding sequence ATGGCGAGACTCGCACTGGTGCCGCACGTCGGACTGCCGCTCCTCATTGCCGCGGCGCTCGCCGCCGCGCCCGCGCGTCTGCCCGCGCAGACGCCCGCGCCCGCCGGCCCGCAGGAGGCCGGCGTGGTCGGGCTCTTCCTCGATTCCGCGAGCCTCCAGCCCACCGTGGTCCTGCAGGGCAAGCGTGACCGCCGGAGCTTCGGCATGGCGATCGGCGCGGCGGAGGCGACCGGCATCGTCTACCCGCTCGAGCATCGCGTCCCGCCGCGACCGCTGACCCACGATCTCTTCCTGACGCTCTTCGGCCGGCTCAAGGTCACGGTCACCCGCGTGGTCATCACGGATCTCAAGGACGGGATCTACTACGCCACGGTCTTCCTCGACGCGGGCGGCAAGGAGATGCAGCTCGACGCGCGCCCGTCGGATGCCATCGCGCTCGCGATCCGCGCCAAGGCGCCGGTGCTCGTCGAGGACCGCGTGTTCGACAAGTCTGAGCTCCTGCCGGGTCCGCTCCCGGCGCCGCTCATCTAG